The genomic stretch AAGCGCCTGTCTGTGCAAGTTTGCACACGGCCTCGCGTCCAATTCGTTGCTAGTGCCCGGCATTGCTGCTAACCGCGCCCGCACTTCGGACGTGAGGGTGCGGGGCGGGCTTGAACGGCCTGCATTCGCCGCCCATTTGCGACCGGTCGTTCATTCATTTCGACAGGTATATTTTCAATGCTCGATCTTCTTGCCGCCGCCGGTTCCGCTGGAAGCGCGCCTCCTGCCTGGACCGGCTGGATCCTGCCGCTTGGCATGTTGCTGATCCTCTGGTTCCTCATCATCCGGCCGCAGATGCGCCAGCAGAAGCAGCATCGCGAGCGTGTCGCCGGGCTGCAGAAGGGTGACGAAGTCGTCACGCAGGGCGGCCTCGTCGGCAAGATCACCAAGGTCGAGGATCACTTCGTCCATGTCGAACTCGCCAAGGGCATGACCGTGAAAGCAGTCCGCACCACCATCGGCGAAGTGCTGTCCTCGCGCGGCAAGCCCGCTGCGAACGACTGAGCCGGGGACGCAAAACAACCATGCTCGATTTTCCCACCTGGCGTAAGGTCTGGCTGTGGTCGATCGCGATCATCGCCATGCTCGCCGCGCTGCCCTCGCTGCTGTCGGCGACCAGCGTCCGCTGGCCCGACGCACTGCCGCAGCCGATGGTCAACCTCGGCCTCGACCTTGCGGGTGGCAGCCACATCCTCCTTGAAGCCGATCCCGCAGATGTCGCGGCGCAGCGGCTCGAGAACATGGAGGAGAACGTCCGCAGCCTGATGCGCAATGCCGAGCCGCGCATTCGCATCGGCGACGTTTCGACCCGTGGCGGGCAGCTGAGCTTCATCCTCGACGATCCCTCGCAGATGGACCAGGCTCGCGAAGTCATGCTGCCGTCGATCAACGGCACGGGCCTCGTTCGCGAGTGGGACCTGACGATGGAGGACGGCAACCGCATGATCCTCTCGCCCACCGCCGACGGCACCGATACTGCGGTGAACGACGCGATGGAAAGCGCGATCGAAGTCATCCGCAAGCGTATCGACGAGCTCGGCACGCGCGAACCGACGATCATCCGCCAGGGCGATACGCGCATCGTGGTTCAGGTTCCGGGGCTCGAGGATCCCGACCAGCTCAAGGCGCTGCTGGGCGAAACGGCCGAGCTGGAATTCAAGCTGGTCGACCAGAACGCCCTGCCGAGCGATGTGGCCGAAGGACGCGCGCCTCCGGGAAGCGAGATTTATCCATACGCCGAGACCTCCGACTTCGCCGGGCAGAATCTCGCCGTGCGTCGCCTGGGTGGCATCCGCGGTGACAATCTCACCGGCGCGCAGCAAAGCTTCGATCCGCAGACCAACGAACCTGTGGTTACGATCCAGTTCGATAGCGACGGCGGCCGTCGCTTTGCCAAGCTGACGACGGAAAACGTCGGCAAGCCCTTCGCCATCATACTCGATGGACAGGTCTTGTCGGCCCCCAATATCAACGAACCGATTCGTGGCGGCACTGCTCAGATTTCCGGTGGATTCAGCGTCGAAACGGCTAACCGCCTCGCCATCTCGCTGCGCTCCGGCGCACTGCCGGTGGAGCTGGCCGTGGTCGAAGAACGCACCGTCGGACCCGATCTTGGCGCCGACTCGATCCGCAGCGGGATGCTGGCGATGGCCATCGGTTCGCTGCTGGTCATCGCGCTGATGATCGCGAGCTACGGCCGCTTCGGAGTTTATGCCACGATAGCTCTGGTCATCAACATCTTGATGCTGCTCGGTATCATGGCCGGTCTCGGCACCACGCTGACCCTGCCGGGTATTGCCGGCTTCGTGCTGACGATCGGCGCGGCGGTGGACGCCAACGTGCTGATCAACGAGCGTATTCGTGAAGAACGCGCGCGTGGCCGCCGCGTGGTCGCTGCGGTCGAAACCGGCTACAAGGAAGCCAGCCGCGCCATTTACGATGCGAATGTCACCAACTTCATCGCTGGTGTATTGCTGTTCCTGTTCGGCTCCGGCCCGATCCGCGGCTTCGCGGTGGTGTTGGTCATCGGCCTGTTCACCAGCGTCTTCACCGCGGTGACGCTCACCCGCATGTGGGTCGCCGCATGGCTGCGCAAGGCGCGGCCCAGCGATCTGAACCTATAGGAGGAGGCGAGATATGCGACTTCTGAAACTCGTCCCCGACAATACGAACATCAAGTTCCTCAAGTGGCGCATCCCGTTCTTCGTGGTCAGTATCCTGCTGATCGCGGCGAGCTGGGCGCTGGTGATGACCAAGGGCCTCAACTACGGCGTCGATTTCGCTGGCGGCCTCGAAGTGCGCGCCACCTTCACGCAGAGCGCCGAGGCACCGGTGGCGGAGCTGCGCGACGACGTGGAGGCGCTCGGTTATGGCTCGCCCGTCGTGCAACGCTTCGGCGAAGACAATCAGGTCTCGATTCGCGTGCGCCTGCCCGACGAAGTGGCGTCCAACCAAGAAGCCGCGCAGGAAGCCGCCAATGAGGTCGTGAGCACGTTGCAGGCGGAATATCCCGACTTCCGCCTCGACGGGAACGACAACGTATCCGGCAAGGTGTCGGGCGAGTTCCGTCTAACAGCAGTCTACGCGTTGCTGGCCGCCATGGCGGCGATCGCGCTCTACATCTGGATCCGGTTCGAATGGCAATTCGGTGTCGGTGCGCTCTTCGCGCTGTTCCACGACGTCAGCCTGACGCTGGGCATGTTCGCGCTCTTCCAGCTGGAATTCAGCCTGCAGATCATTGCCGCGATCCTCGCGATTATCGGTTATTCGCTGAACGATACCATCGTCGTCTACGACCGTATCCGCGAGAATTTGAAGAAGTATCGCAAGATGCCGCTGCCCGAGCTGCTGGACCTCTCGGTGAACGAGACGCTGGCGCGTACCGTGATGACCTCGCTGACGCTGTTCGTTGCGCTGTTGCCGCTGTTGCTGTTCGGCCCAGCAAGCCTGTTCGGCATGGTTGCAGGCATCACGCTCGGCTTGTTCGTAGGTACCTATAGCTCGGTCTATATGGCCGCGCCGATCCTCGTCTGGCTTGGCGTCACCAGCGACAGCTTCGTGCCGGAGGAGACGGTCGCGGACGTGCAAGAGAAGAAGGCACGCGGCGTCGTCTAGGGTGCGGGTCTAAACCAGCGTATCGTAATAGACGGCCAAGGCCTTGCCATTGGCCTCCCAGCTGAAATTCTCGACCGTCTGCGCGACCTTTTGCGGATCGCGCGGGCGATCGAGAACGCGATGGATGCCTTCGCGCACGGCGCGGGGTGTGCGGGCGACGATCACCCCCGCATCGGGCGATTGCACCACCTCGCGCGCGCCTCCGACATCGGTGATGACCAGCGGCGTGCCGCAGGCGAGCGCCTCGATCCAGGCGTTCGCCAGCCCCTCGCTGCTCGATGGTAGCACCATGGCATCGGCAGCGGACAGGAGCGGCGGCAGGCTCGACGGCGGCTGGCTGCCGAGGAAATGCACCCGGTCGGCAATGCCGAGTTCGACTGCGAGCTTTCTGAGGCAATCTTCCTCCTCGCCCTTGCCGACCAGCAGGAGCCGCGCGTCGGGCAGGTCGCCCAGCGCTTTCATCACGACGCCTTGACCCTTGCGCTCGATCAGCGCGCCGACCGTCACAAGCAGCCGGTCCTTCGGGTCATAGGGGTAGCCGTAGGTCTCGGCGATCGTGCGCCGCAGCCCCGTATGGTCCAGCGGGCGAAACAGGTCGCGGTCGAGTCCCGTGTAATGCACGGCGATCTTGTCGCGCTCCATACCCAGCGATGCCATGTCGCCGGCCAGCGCTTCGCACACTGCGAGCAGGCCTGTCGCAGCTTTCGCTGTATCGAGCAGCGCCTTGCGTCCATATTCGCGCGAGCCCCAGTAATGGATGTCCGCACCTCGTGCCTTGACTGTAAACGGCAGCCCCACTGCATCGGCAATTACCATCGCCGCCGGCCCGTCGGGATAGAAGAATTGCGCGTCGATAAGATCGAACGGGTCCTCGCGATGAAGCCGCTCGACCAGCGGCAGCACAGCGCGAGCGATGCTTGCGGGATTGAGCCTTCCGCCGACCTTCGGGATGAGCCGGAAGGTCGGGCGATGGACGGGCAGGCCGAACTCCTGGCTGTCGACGGCAGCATCGCGCAGGTCGCGATAATGGCCGAATACGACTGGCGGCAGTCCGATCGGGTTGACGAGCGTGACGTCCCAATGCGTGTCGCGCTGAAGCGCTTCGAGCGATTTCGCGACGAAGATGCCGAAGCGGGGCTGGACGGCATTGGGGAACAGCGTCGAGAGCGAGAGAACCCGGCGGGTCTTGGTGACGCTCACAGTTTGCGGACCAGCATTTCGGCGACGGCGATCCACGGAGCATCTTTGATGACGTCCTGCTTCTGCCCCTGTCCCGGGGGCAGTACCCCGAGCAGATCGCCCTGTCGGTCGATCAGCCGCCCGAAGGCGAAGCGGCCGCCCCTCTTCGGCACCAGCACATCGCGATTGATCGCGCGGGAGGCCTCGGACGGGTCTAGCTGGCGCAGCCATAGCTGGTCGCCGGGGCGGTATTCGCCATGGGGGTAGGCGATGTCGAGCACCATGAGCGCGCCTTCGCTGCCCAGATCGGTAGCGAGGATGGCGTCGCGGGGAGAACCCAATGCTTCGGGTCCGGCTTTCTCGAGTGACGCCACGATTTGCGGCTGTGCTGCCTTTTCGGAGCGGACCAGCAGTTCGGGATCGACATCGAGCGCGGCGGCGATACGGTCCATCCACTTGACGGAAAGGTTGCGCATGCCCGTTTCTAACCGCCCGACGGTCTGGGGGGTCGTAGGCGGGTCGCAGGCCGCTGCGAGGTCCGCGAGCGTTATGCCCTTTTGTTTGCGGATGTCGCGAATGCGGTTGATCATCGTCCGTCCCAATAACCGATTTGGTTTTTTATCTTTCCTACACGAACCTGTCCGATGCAAGCAATTTCTCCACCCACAGGAGAAACCGATGCCCCGCAAACTCGTCGAACGCGAACTGACTCCCGAAGGTCCGCGCCGCGCAGGCGGAACGCGTGCCCGCCGTCGCAGTGTCACTGTAAACCTCGCAGAGTCGCCACTGACATGGCTGCATTCGCGCGGGCATCTGTCCGAACGCCAGTTCGATGCTGGCGAGAGATTGCGCGCGGATTACGAGCGGGCGCAGCTTTCGCCGTCGATCACCATGCGTTGGGACCCGGTGCGGGTGGATGGCAGCGGTGGTGACGGCTTGACGCCATCGGAGCGCCAACTGTCGGCCAGGTCGCGCTTCGACGGCGCGATGGCGGAGGCGGGGCCGGGGCTGAAGGATATCCTCTGGCGCGTCGCCTGCGCCTGCGAGGGGCTACCCGATGCGGAGAAGGCGCTCGAATGGCCCGCGCGCAGCGGCAAGCTGGTGCTCAAGCTCGCGCTCGATCGCGTAGCGGATTTCTACCGGATCCGCTGAGCAACTTCGCGGCGCAGCGCGGGCAGTACCTCCGCCTCGAACCACGGATGGTCGCGGATGAACAGCGTGCTGCGCCAGGCAGGGTGGGGGAGGGGCAGGAAGTGCGGTAGGAACTCGCGCCAGCGCTGGATGCGCTCCAGCATCGTCCAACTCTTGGTTTCGGGCAGGTAGGCGCGCTGCGCGTAGGTGCCGACGAGCAGCGTCAGCCGATCTTCGGGTAGTTCTGACCACACCCGCTCATGCCATGTGGGCGCGCATTCGGGGCGGGGCGGCTTGTCGCCGCCGCTCGCCTTGCCGGGATAGCAGAAACCCATCGAGACAATCGCGAAGCGCGCCGGATCGTGGAGCGTGTCGAAATCGACGCCAAGCCAGTCGGCCAGTCGGTGCCCCGACTTGTCGTCGAACGCGAGGCCGGTCTGGTGCGTGATCCGCCCCGGTGCCTGCCCGATCACAACGACGCGGCTGGTCGCGCTGAACTGGACGACGGGTTTGGGGCCGAGCGGCAGATGCTCCGCGCAAAGCGTGCAGCCGCGGATTTCGCGTTTGAGCGCCTCGGCGCTCACATCGCATCGACCTGCTCGGCCAGCGTCAGCCAGCGTTCTTCCGCTGCGTCCTTTTCGGTCCGCGCATTTTCGATGCCCTGCGAGATTGTCGCGAAGCGCTGCGGGTCGGAGGTGTAGAGATCGGGATCCGAAAGGATCGTCTCGCCCCTCGCAATGGCGGCTTCCAGTTCCTCGATCCGCGCGGGCAATTGCTCGAAGTCGCGCTGGTCCTTGTAGCTCAGCTTGGTCGGCTTCTGCGGCGGCGGCGGAGGGGGCGGTGCGCTCTCCGACTTGTCGGATTTCGTCTTGCTCTCGACCGGCTTCTGCCGCTTCGCCTGCCAGTCCTCGTATCCGCCCGCGACAACATCGACGCGGCCTGTTCCGTCGAGGCCCAGCGTCACCGTCACCGTGCGGTCGAGGAAGTCGCGGTCGTGGCTGACGATCAGGACCGTGCCTTCGTAATCGGCGATCACTTCCTGCAGCAGGTCGAGCGTTTCGAGGTCGAGATCATTGGTCGGCTCGTCCAGCACCAGCAGGTTCGAGGCCTTGGCGAATTCGCGCGCCAGCAACAACCGGCTGCGTTCGCCGCCCGACAGCACGGCCACCTTCATGTCGACGATCTTGGGATCGAACAGGAACTCCTTCAGATAGCCCTGCACATGCTTGCGATTGCCGCGCACGTCGATCCAGTCGCCGCCTTCGGCCAGCACCTGACGCACCGTCTTGTCGGCGGTCAGCAACTGGCGCTGCTGGTCGATCATCACGCCGGTCAGCGTCTTGGCGATCTCCACCGTGCCGCTGTCGGGCTCAAGCTCGCCAGTGAGCATCTTGAGCAGCGTCGTCTTGCCTGCGCCGTTCGCGCCGACGATGCCGATCCGGTCGCCGCGCTGGATGCGCAGGCTGAAGGACTTGATGATCGTGCGATCGTCATAGCTCTTGGTGATGTTCTCCGCGACAATGACCGATTTCGACTTGAAGTCCTCTTCGGTCGCCAGCTTCAGCTTGGCCGTGCCGCCCGCCGAAATCATCGAAGCCCGCTGGGCGCGCATCTGCCACAGCTTTTCCAGCCGCCCCTGGTTGCGCTTGCGCCGCGCGGTCACGCCGCGCTCTAACCAGTGCGCCTCCAGCTTCAGTTTTGCATCGAGCTTTTCCGCCGCGCGCGCTTCCTCGGCATAGACCTGTTCTTCCCAGGCCTCGTAACCGCCGAAGCCGACCTCCTTGCGGCGCAGGCTGCCACGGTCGAGCCAGATGGTCGCGCGGGTGAGGCGCTTCAAAAACGTCCGGTCGTGGCTGATGACGACGAAGGCGCCTTTGTAGCGGTCGAGCCAGCCTTCCAGCCAGTCGATCGCGCCGAGATCCAGATGGTTGGTCGGCTCATCCATCAGCAGCAGGTCGGGATCCTGCGCCAACGCGCGGGCGATGGCGGCGCGGCGCTTCTCGCCGCCGCTGGCGCCCTTCGTCTCCCGGCTCATGTCGATGCCGAGCTGGCCGGCGATGGCCTCCACCTCGTGCTCTTGCGGCGCGTGCGTGCCGTCGAGCGCCCAGTCCATCAGCGTCGCATGGCCGGTGAGGTCCGGATCCTGTTCCAGCAGAACGATCCGCGTGCCGGGCTTGATCTTGCGCTCGCCTGCATCGGTCTCGATCTGGCCGTCGATCATGCGGAACAGCGTCGTCTTGCCGACGCCGTTGCGACCGATCAGCGCGAGCCGGTCACGCGGACCGATGTGGAGGTCGAGCGCGTCGTGGTCGGGACCGCCGAACAGCCATTTGCCGCCCTGCTGCAGGGCCATGCCTTCGAGGCTGAGGATCGGGGGCTGTGCCATAGGCCGCGCGAGGTAGGCGCGCGGCCCCGATGCTGCAAGCGGTTAGCGCGCAGCCTTCTGCGCCTCGACCATTGCGGCGACGCTTTCGAGCAGCTGGGGCGCGTCGTAGACGATGCCGTCCTTGACGGTCCAGCGCACCCCGCCGACCTGCTCGATCGCCCCGGTCTCGTAATTCAGCCGCGTGTGGCCGGTGCCGTACAGGACCTTGAGATTGGCGAGCGGGTTTTCCGGCACGATCACGAGATCGGCCAACTGACCGACCGCGATGCGGCCCATCGGCGGCTCGACGCCGCGCGGTTCGTAGATTTCGCGCGCGCCATCGAGCGTCGCGGCACGGATCACCTCGAGCGGAGCGAGCCCCGCCTCGCGCAGCATTTCCAGCTCGCCGATATAGGCGAAACCCCAGGTCTGGTAGATATAGCCGGGGTCCGAGCCAGCGGTGACGCGGCCGCCCTTGCGGTGGAAGTCCTTCGTCAGCTGGAACCACTTGTCATAGAAATTGCGCCAGGCGACCTCGTCCTCCGTGCTCCAGTCCTTGTAATAGCTGCCGTGGTTGGTGGCGCTGGGGGCGTAGAAATCCATCAGCGACGGCAGGCTGTAGCGCGCATGCCAGTCGCGGTTCTTGGCCGCCATCACGTCGCGGCTGGCGGAATAGATGTTGAAAGTGGGGCTCAGCGTTACGCCGCTCTCGACCAGCGCATCGACATAGGCGTCCCATTCCTCGCTGCCCGGTTCGACCGCCTGCGGGGCCAGTCGTGCGACCCAGCCGAAGCGCGATTGCTCGTCGAAATAATTGTAGTCTTCCGGGTAATAGGGAAGCGCGCCGTCTTTCAGCAGGCTTTCGAAATGGCCGTAGAAATGGGTGACCCCGTCGAGGCCGAGATCGACGGCTTCTGCCGCGTTCATTTCGGCGACGCCGGTCTGCGCGAGGTGGGCGACGGTGCCCATTTGCTGCGTCTCGGCTTCGTCCAGCGCAGCCTCCAGCACATCCGGCGTGGCGGAGTTGAAGAACTTGATTCCCCAATACCCCTGCGCCTTGGCCCACCGGACCCATTCGCGCGCCTTGGCGGGCGAGTCGGGCGCGCCGCGCGACCATTTGTCGCCGAATACGGCATAAGGGATCAGCCGCGGTGCGGCGATCGTGTTTGCCGCGCTACGGGCGGTGTCGGTCAGGTCGGGCTGGTTCGGGCCGAAATAGAAACTGACCCCGCGCACGGTCGTCACGCCATGGGCCAGCCACAGCTTGTAACCGTAGGACGGCTGGTTGGCTTTCGACGGATCGCCGTTGTGCCCATGCGTGTCGACGAAGCCGGGCAGCGCATACATGCCTCCCGCCTCGACCACCTTGCTGGCCGAGTTGCGGACGCTGGCAGGCGCGCCGCCGGGATAGAGGGCG from Qipengyuania profundimaris encodes the following:
- the yajC gene encoding preprotein translocase subunit YajC, which encodes MLDLLAAAGSAGSAPPAWTGWILPLGMLLILWFLIIRPQMRQQKQHRERVAGLQKGDEVVTQGGLVGKITKVEDHFVHVELAKGMTVKAVRTTIGEVLSSRGKPAAND
- the secD gene encoding protein translocase subunit SecD codes for the protein MLDFPTWRKVWLWSIAIIAMLAALPSLLSATSVRWPDALPQPMVNLGLDLAGGSHILLEADPADVAAQRLENMEENVRSLMRNAEPRIRIGDVSTRGGQLSFILDDPSQMDQAREVMLPSINGTGLVREWDLTMEDGNRMILSPTADGTDTAVNDAMESAIEVIRKRIDELGTREPTIIRQGDTRIVVQVPGLEDPDQLKALLGETAELEFKLVDQNALPSDVAEGRAPPGSEIYPYAETSDFAGQNLAVRRLGGIRGDNLTGAQQSFDPQTNEPVVTIQFDSDGGRRFAKLTTENVGKPFAIILDGQVLSAPNINEPIRGGTAQISGGFSVETANRLAISLRSGALPVELAVVEERTVGPDLGADSIRSGMLAMAIGSLLVIALMIASYGRFGVYATIALVINILMLLGIMAGLGTTLTLPGIAGFVLTIGAAVDANVLINERIREERARGRRVVAAVETGYKEASRAIYDANVTNFIAGVLLFLFGSGPIRGFAVVLVIGLFTSVFTAVTLTRMWVAAWLRKARPSDLNL
- the secF gene encoding protein translocase subunit SecF, with the translated sequence MRLLKLVPDNTNIKFLKWRIPFFVVSILLIAASWALVMTKGLNYGVDFAGGLEVRATFTQSAEAPVAELRDDVEALGYGSPVVQRFGEDNQVSIRVRLPDEVASNQEAAQEAANEVVSTLQAEYPDFRLDGNDNVSGKVSGEFRLTAVYALLAAMAAIALYIWIRFEWQFGVGALFALFHDVSLTLGMFALFQLEFSLQIIAAILAIIGYSLNDTIVVYDRIRENLKKYRKMPLPELLDLSVNETLARTVMTSLTLFVALLPLLLFGPASLFGMVAGITLGLFVGTYSSVYMAAPILVWLGVTSDSFVPEETVADVQEKKARGVV
- a CDS encoding glycosyltransferase, with the translated sequence MSVTKTRRVLSLSTLFPNAVQPRFGIFVAKSLEALQRDTHWDVTLVNPIGLPPVVFGHYRDLRDAAVDSQEFGLPVHRPTFRLIPKVGGRLNPASIARAVLPLVERLHREDPFDLIDAQFFYPDGPAAMVIADAVGLPFTVKARGADIHYWGSREYGRKALLDTAKAATGLLAVCEALAGDMASLGMERDKIAVHYTGLDRDLFRPLDHTGLRRTIAETYGYPYDPKDRLLVTVGALIERKGQGVVMKALGDLPDARLLLVGKGEEEDCLRKLAVELGIADRVHFLGSQPPSSLPPLLSAADAMVLPSSSEGLANAWIEALACGTPLVITDVGGAREVVQSPDAGVIVARTPRAVREGIHRVLDRPRDPQKVAQTVENFSWEANGKALAVYYDTLV
- a CDS encoding helix-turn-helix domain-containing protein translates to MINRIRDIRKQKGITLADLAAACDPPTTPQTVGRLETGMRNLSVKWMDRIAAALDVDPELLVRSEKAAQPQIVASLEKAGPEALGSPRDAILATDLGSEGALMVLDIAYPHGEYRPGDQLWLRQLDPSEASRAINRDVLVPKRGGRFAFGRLIDRQGDLLGVLPPGQGQKQDVIKDAPWIAVAEMLVRKL
- a CDS encoding DUF6456 domain-containing protein, with amino-acid sequence MPRKLVERELTPEGPRRAGGTRARRRSVTVNLAESPLTWLHSRGHLSERQFDAGERLRADYERAQLSPSITMRWDPVRVDGSGGDGLTPSERQLSARSRFDGAMAEAGPGLKDILWRVACACEGLPDAEKALEWPARSGKLVLKLALDRVADFYRIR
- a CDS encoding uracil-DNA glycosylase family protein, with product MSAEALKREIRGCTLCAEHLPLGPKPVVQFSATSRVVVIGQAPGRITHQTGLAFDDKSGHRLADWLGVDFDTLHDPARFAIVSMGFCYPGKASGGDKPPRPECAPTWHERVWSELPEDRLTLLVGTYAQRAYLPETKSWTMLERIQRWREFLPHFLPLPHPAWRSTLFIRDHPWFEAEVLPALRREVAQRIR
- a CDS encoding ABC-F family ATP-binding cassette domain-containing protein, which gives rise to MAQPPILSLEGMALQQGGKWLFGGPDHDALDLHIGPRDRLALIGRNGVGKTTLFRMIDGQIETDAGERKIKPGTRIVLLEQDPDLTGHATLMDWALDGTHAPQEHEVEAIAGQLGIDMSRETKGASGGEKRRAAIARALAQDPDLLLMDEPTNHLDLGAIDWLEGWLDRYKGAFVVISHDRTFLKRLTRATIWLDRGSLRRKEVGFGGYEAWEEQVYAEEARAAEKLDAKLKLEAHWLERGVTARRKRNQGRLEKLWQMRAQRASMISAGGTAKLKLATEEDFKSKSVIVAENITKSYDDRTIIKSFSLRIQRGDRIGIVGANGAGKTTLLKMLTGELEPDSGTVEIAKTLTGVMIDQQRQLLTADKTVRQVLAEGGDWIDVRGNRKHVQGYLKEFLFDPKIVDMKVAVLSGGERSRLLLAREFAKASNLLVLDEPTNDLDLETLDLLQEVIADYEGTVLIVSHDRDFLDRTVTVTLGLDGTGRVDVVAGGYEDWQAKRQKPVESKTKSDKSESAPPPPPPPQKPTKLSYKDQRDFEQLPARIEELEAAIARGETILSDPDLYTSDPQRFATISQGIENARTEKDAAEERWLTLAEQVDAM
- a CDS encoding amidohydrolase family protein, encoding MTFRKLALAALLALAPAALSAQQMDAVPDRAAGEGEGPFPRMLIAGATVVEGSGAPPAGPIDILVENNRIAALYPGGAPASVRNSASKVVEAGGMYALPGFVDTHGHNGDPSKANQPSYGYKLWLAHGVTTVRGVSFYFGPNQPDLTDTARSAANTIAAPRLIPYAVFGDKWSRGAPDSPAKAREWVRWAKAQGYWGIKFFNSATPDVLEAALDEAETQQMGTVAHLAQTGVAEMNAAEAVDLGLDGVTHFYGHFESLLKDGALPYYPEDYNYFDEQSRFGWVARLAPQAVEPGSEEWDAYVDALVESGVTLSPTFNIYSASRDVMAAKNRDWHARYSLPSLMDFYAPSATNHGSYYKDWSTEDEVAWRNFYDKWFQLTKDFHRKGGRVTAGSDPGYIYQTWGFAYIGELEMLREAGLAPLEVIRAATLDGAREIYEPRGVEPPMGRIAVGQLADLVIVPENPLANLKVLYGTGHTRLNYETGAIEQVGGVRWTVKDGIVYDAPQLLESVAAMVEAQKAAR